A stretch of the Bubalus kerabau isolate K-KA32 ecotype Philippines breed swamp buffalo chromosome 11, PCC_UOA_SB_1v2, whole genome shotgun sequence genome encodes the following:
- the SERTAD2 gene encoding SERTA domain-containing protein 2 produces MLGKGGKRKFDEHEDGLEGKIVSPSDGPSKVSYTLQRQTIFNISLMKLYNHRPLTEPSLQKTVLINNMLRRIQEELKQEGSLRPAFPASAPPAAAADPLGSSSREAPPAFSQPAPAPCELGGAAALEACLTPASLLEDDDPDTFCTSSPAAPARLAPPALLPPEKDSFSSALDEIEELCPTSTSTEAAEADGPKGDSSSGGPGAPQRPEGLQEGGRPEDPKLMDSLPGNFEITASTGFLTDLTLDDILFADIDTSMYDFDPCTSASGTASKMSPVSADDLLKTLAPYSSQPVAPSQPFKMDLTELDHIMEVLVGS; encoded by the coding sequence ATGTTGGGGAAAGGAGGAAAACGGAAGTTTGACGAGCATGAAGATGGGCTGGAAGGCAAAATCGTGTCCCCGTCAGACGGTCCGTCCAAGGTGTCTTACACCTTACAGCGCCAGACTATCTTCAACATTTCCCTTATGAAGCTCTACAACCACAGGCCCCTCACCGAGCCCAGCCTGCAAAAGACCGTGCTCATCAACAACATGTTGCGGCGCATCCAGGAGGAGCTTAAGCAGGAGGGCAGCCTGCGGCCCGCGTTCCCCGCCTCCGCGCCGCCCGCCGCTGCCGCCGACCCGCTGGGCTCCAGCTCCCGGGAGGCGCCGCCCGCCTTCAGCCAGCCCGCTCCCGCGCCCTGCGAGCTGGGCGGCGCCGCGGCCCTGGAGGCCTGCCTCACCCCCGCCTCGCTGCTCGAGGACGACGACCCGGACACGTTTTGCACTTCGTCGCCGGCTGCCCCCGCCAGACTCGCGCCTCCCGCCCTCCTCCCGCCGGAAAAGGACAGCTTCTCCTCCGCCCTGGACGAGATCGAGGAGCTCTGTCCCACATCTACCTCCACGGAGGCCGCGGAGGCCGACGGCCCGAAAGGGGACTCCTCCTCCGGGGGGCCTGGCGCGCCTCAGAGACCCGAGGGGCTGCAGGAGGGCGGCCGGCCCGAGGACCCGAAACTGATGGACTCCCTGCCTGGCAACTTTGAGATCACCGCGTCCACGGGCTTCCTCACAGACTTGACCCTGGACGACATCCTGTTCGCCGACATTGACACGTCCATGTACGACTTCGACCCCTGCACGTCCGCGTCGGGGACCGCCTCCAAGATGTCCCCCGTATCGGCCGATGACCTCCTCAAGACGCTGGCCCCCTACAGCAGCCAGCCCGTCGCCCCGAGCCAGCCTTTCAAGATGGACCTCACCGAGCTGGACCACATCATGGAAGTGCTGGTTGGGTCCTGA